From a single Rhodococcus qingshengii JCM 15477 genomic region:
- a CDS encoding AfsR/SARP family transcriptional regulator: MRDHTFEAPAFGVLGPVVAWNESSHQIDLKGPRHRAVLARLVVARGRVVPVDVIVDDLWVDPPSGATSAIRTFVSALRRALEPDRAPRKKPKVIVTEGPGYAFHAAPDAVDAWEFERLVREAADSTPAQSLELLRTALQLWRGPAYAEFADEPWARTERSRLEELRLTAVERLASAQLDLGRAAEAIPDLDAHVTEHPWREDGWRLLALALYRSDRQGDALAVLRRARKLLAEELGIDPGPRLNDLESDILRRETHLDPAGAEQIFSQVSAAYDRTVAAGSKSRLESTVGLLRSLAVAGGSGLETARNQRLTIIGAAEQLDDVELTARIIGNYDVPGIWTRSDDPRQATQIVEAAQRTLDRLPAGNEPARARLLATIALESRGLPGHHGLECARAAVQIGRALDDPGLLAFALNGLFMQTFWTTGLASERDDIGRELVDLAIRHGLATFEILGHLIRMQALSALGQFDAAELHAETVDRLAGRHERPLAAVFTTWFRAVRTAATGAEAAHCEKLYEAAAVNLSDAGMPGLADGILPLAILALRVWRGLPAIFDPTTQWGPYEPWARPHLLIAQGQTNEAAKAVEALPDPPEDLLSEALWCMAAAAATAVGDRRAKERARAALLPAAAEIAGAGSGMLTVGPVSHYLAELEQG; encoded by the coding sequence ATGCGAGACCACACATTTGAAGCCCCGGCTTTCGGAGTGCTCGGACCCGTGGTCGCGTGGAACGAGTCTTCACACCAGATCGATCTGAAGGGTCCACGACACCGAGCGGTCCTCGCTCGTCTCGTCGTCGCCCGCGGACGTGTTGTTCCCGTGGACGTGATTGTCGACGACCTCTGGGTCGATCCTCCGTCCGGCGCTACCAGCGCAATACGTACGTTCGTTTCCGCATTGAGGCGTGCGCTCGAACCGGATCGCGCGCCGCGAAAGAAGCCCAAAGTCATTGTCACCGAAGGGCCCGGTTACGCCTTTCATGCAGCACCCGACGCGGTCGACGCTTGGGAATTCGAAAGACTGGTGCGAGAAGCCGCAGATTCGACGCCGGCGCAATCACTCGAACTGCTCCGAACCGCGCTGCAACTGTGGAGAGGGCCGGCCTACGCGGAGTTCGCCGACGAGCCTTGGGCCCGAACGGAGCGATCGCGCTTGGAGGAACTGCGTCTGACTGCCGTCGAACGCTTGGCATCCGCGCAACTCGATCTCGGGCGAGCTGCCGAAGCGATTCCCGATCTGGATGCCCACGTGACGGAACACCCTTGGCGCGAGGATGGTTGGCGACTACTCGCTCTCGCGCTGTACCGGTCCGATCGTCAAGGCGATGCTCTGGCAGTCCTACGTCGCGCACGGAAGTTACTCGCCGAAGAGTTGGGCATCGACCCTGGCCCACGACTGAACGACCTCGAGTCCGACATTCTCCGCCGGGAAACCCACCTGGATCCTGCAGGGGCAGAACAGATCTTCAGTCAGGTTTCGGCAGCGTACGACCGGACCGTAGCGGCAGGATCGAAATCGAGACTGGAGTCAACCGTCGGCCTCCTCCGAAGTTTGGCAGTTGCGGGCGGAAGCGGACTCGAGACTGCCCGAAACCAACGACTGACAATCATCGGCGCCGCTGAACAATTGGACGACGTCGAACTCACCGCGCGGATCATCGGCAATTACGACGTGCCCGGGATCTGGACGCGATCCGACGATCCTCGGCAGGCTACGCAGATCGTCGAGGCCGCTCAGCGCACTCTCGATCGACTTCCGGCCGGCAACGAACCCGCTCGGGCGAGACTGTTGGCGACAATCGCACTCGAATCGCGCGGACTGCCCGGTCATCACGGTCTCGAATGTGCCCGTGCCGCAGTACAGATCGGTCGCGCTCTCGACGATCCAGGGCTCTTGGCCTTCGCTCTGAACGGATTGTTCATGCAGACGTTCTGGACTACCGGTCTGGCCTCCGAGCGCGACGACATCGGCCGTGAACTGGTCGACCTCGCCATTCGACACGGCCTGGCTACCTTCGAGATCCTCGGCCATCTGATCCGCATGCAAGCCCTCAGCGCCCTTGGGCAATTCGATGCAGCCGAGCTACATGCCGAGACGGTTGATCGATTGGCCGGACGTCACGAACGCCCGTTGGCAGCGGTGTTCACCACCTGGTTTCGCGCTGTGCGTACTGCCGCTACCGGCGCGGAGGCCGCGCACTGCGAGAAGCTGTACGAGGCTGCGGCGGTCAATCTTTCCGATGCCGGCATGCCGGGTCTCGCGGACGGCATACTCCCTCTCGCGATTCTCGCCCTCCGCGTATGGCGGGGACTGCCGGCGATTTTCGACCCGACCACGCAGTGGGGCCCGTACGAACCCTGGGCCCGGCCACACCTGCTCATCGCACAGGGGCAGACGAACGAAGCAGCGAAGGCCGTCGAGGCATTGCCGGACCCGCCCGAAGACCTACTCTCCGAGGCACTGTGGTGCATGGCTGCCGCAGCTGCCACTGCAGTCGGCGACCGTCGAGCCAAGGAGCGTGCGCGAGCGGCGCTCCTACCTGCCGCCGCCGAAATAGCCGGCGCCGGAAGCGGAATGCTCACCGTGGGACCCGTCTCGCACTACCTGGCCGAATTGGAGCAGGGCTGA
- a CDS encoding response regulator, giving the protein METSQWVRRVLVVEDQPLMRALVGDTLTHAGFVVHTAGSAVEALTEFDGFDPDLLVTDIDLGVRPNGVDLANIVTVKAPHCAIVFLTNYPNASTAPGSAGVPPKSLFVDKAAVQSADQLIGVVEAALTETEPPTLGSDPDSALSSLTRSQLDLLRYISLGWSNSAIAAHRGSSIRGVEKLIARTLESLGLTHDSSTNPRVLAASIFIRHFGVPEVTDSV; this is encoded by the coding sequence ATGGAGACCAGCCAGTGGGTGCGACGGGTGTTGGTGGTGGAAGACCAACCACTGATGCGTGCGCTCGTCGGTGACACGCTCACACACGCCGGGTTCGTGGTCCATACGGCCGGATCGGCGGTCGAAGCGCTCACGGAGTTCGACGGATTCGATCCTGACCTCTTGGTCACGGACATCGACCTTGGCGTGCGGCCGAACGGCGTCGATCTCGCGAACATCGTCACCGTGAAGGCTCCGCATTGCGCGATCGTGTTCCTGACGAACTACCCCAACGCATCGACAGCGCCAGGTTCTGCGGGTGTGCCGCCGAAATCGCTGTTCGTGGACAAGGCGGCTGTCCAGTCGGCGGATCAGTTGATCGGCGTAGTGGAGGCCGCGTTGACGGAAACCGAGCCACCGACGCTCGGGAGTGATCCGGACTCCGCCTTGTCGAGCCTCACCAGATCACAGCTCGATCTTCTGCGTTACATCTCGCTCGGGTGGTCGAACAGCGCAATCGCAGCGCATCGTGGGTCCTCGATCCGAGGTGTGGAGAAGCTCATCGCGCGCACTCTCGAGAGCCTGGGATTGACGCACGATTCGTCCACCAATCCGCGAGTGCTTGCTGCGAGTATCTTCATCCGCCATTTCGGTGTGCCCGAAGTGACCGACTCGGTGTGA
- a CDS encoding ABC transporter substrate-binding protein, protein MTRLLSPSTTDRDYWAIVDNLTRRGFFGVGAGVAAAAFLAACGSTESSTPEYAETFEFTRGDEKLIIPTDPQNVVALDPRDGLELSILAGYPVTAYPTGAAEHLRREVPDATGVEIFAEGASDPNFEYISTLGADLLVLSAGWWDTGSYGNDRMQQIAPVLPVGKDFTPEWRKVMSDFLTGIGRSDRAEEVLAEYDAHVAQVRPTVEPLMAGKKVAFVAAAEDQIAWFQNDFRTAVAEDLGFEVLREGPDLRVMLGSEQFNRLEEADVIFALDRSASGSVYTSPTWQRLPAAQAGRVIPFDYYKAAGYALTAKVLVDDLAAGVKR, encoded by the coding sequence ATGACTCGACTCCTTTCTCCCTCCACGACCGATCGCGACTACTGGGCGATCGTGGACAACCTGACGCGACGCGGTTTCTTCGGCGTCGGCGCGGGCGTCGCTGCGGCCGCGTTTCTCGCCGCCTGCGGCAGCACGGAAAGTTCGACGCCCGAGTACGCGGAGACCTTCGAGTTCACGCGCGGCGACGAGAAGCTGATCATTCCGACGGACCCGCAGAACGTCGTTGCCCTCGACCCGCGGGACGGCCTCGAATTGTCGATCCTCGCCGGATACCCGGTGACCGCCTACCCGACCGGCGCAGCCGAACACCTACGCCGTGAGGTCCCGGATGCCACGGGTGTCGAGATCTTCGCCGAAGGTGCTTCGGATCCCAACTTCGAATACATCTCGACTCTCGGCGCCGACCTTCTCGTCCTCAGCGCCGGCTGGTGGGACACCGGGTCGTACGGCAACGACCGGATGCAGCAGATCGCACCGGTCCTGCCCGTCGGCAAGGACTTCACCCCGGAGTGGCGGAAGGTCATGTCGGACTTCCTCACCGGCATCGGGCGCAGCGATCGCGCCGAAGAAGTACTCGCCGAGTACGACGCCCATGTAGCTCAGGTCCGCCCGACCGTCGAACCGCTGATGGCCGGCAAGAAGGTTGCCTTCGTCGCCGCCGCGGAGGATCAGATCGCGTGGTTCCAGAACGATTTCCGCACCGCCGTCGCCGAGGACCTGGGATTCGAGGTGCTCCGTGAAGGCCCCGACCTTCGCGTGATGCTCGGATCGGAGCAGTTCAACCGTCTCGAAGAAGCCGACGTCATCTTCGCCTTGGATCGCAGCGCCTCCGGCAGCGTGTACACCTCGCCGACGTGGCAGCGTCTGCCCGCCGCGCAGGCTGGTCGAGTGATTCCCTTCGACTACTACAAGGCCGCGGGATACGCCTTGACCGCCAAGGTTCTCGTCGACGACTTGGCGGCCGGGGTCAAGCGGTAG
- a CDS encoding GAP family protein, producing the protein MESITAQLIPLATGVVISPIPLVAIIAILLSTRAKANAFAYTASIVLAATAITAATALSTTGVESKSSGSAHTVQTVFAVVFTVGFLALAYSSWRSRPKDDAEPAMPSWLAQIDSMQPGKAAVLGLLLTVPNAKNLPLELKAGSIIGGGHLGWVSVVAYSVLFAVGASIALIVLSALATVPSAKVTDALSATKSTLIRHNAAIMTVLFLMLAALELSHVVEALSK; encoded by the coding sequence ATGGAATCGATTACTGCGCAGCTCATCCCACTCGCCACCGGCGTCGTCATCAGCCCGATTCCTCTGGTTGCGATCATCGCGATCCTGCTGTCCACTCGGGCGAAGGCAAATGCATTCGCGTACACCGCGAGCATCGTGCTGGCCGCGACAGCGATCACAGCAGCGACGGCACTTTCGACCACCGGAGTGGAATCGAAGTCCAGCGGCAGCGCGCATACCGTCCAGACGGTGTTCGCCGTCGTGTTCACTGTCGGTTTTCTGGCGCTCGCATACTCGAGTTGGCGTAGCCGTCCGAAAGACGATGCCGAGCCGGCGATGCCGTCGTGGCTGGCGCAGATCGACTCGATGCAACCGGGCAAAGCTGCGGTCCTGGGACTGTTGTTGACCGTACCCAACGCGAAGAACCTGCCGCTCGAACTCAAGGCAGGTTCGATCATCGGTGGCGGGCACCTCGGCTGGGTATCAGTGGTCGCGTACTCCGTCCTGTTCGCGGTAGGGGCGTCCATCGCTTTGATCGTGCTGTCAGCATTGGCTACCGTGCCCTCGGCGAAGGTGACCGATGCACTGAGCGCCACCAAAAGCACTCTGATCCGCCACAATGCAGCAATCATGACCGTTTTGTTCCTGATGCTGGCAGCATTGGAACTCTCGCACGTTGTCGAAGCCCTGTCGAAGTAG
- a CDS encoding MFS transporter produces MTAPITPKNTAVRRATLLAVCVSTAMLMLDIAVVNTALPSIASDLDTGVSALQWVIDAYTLALATVVLSAGSWADRRGRRHVFIIGILWFTTASLFCALAPNIWVLDLARAAQGIGGAVLFACSLALLADVFEKGPQRATALAAYGATIGGAFAVGPLVGGLLTELLDWRAIFLINVPIGLITLAMTVRWVPESRDPRPRGADVPGQILVSTGLAALVFGLLRGNEDGWFEPQPMIAAVIAAAAMIGFSLHELRTTEPMLPPHLLANRAFAGAQIAAFSISASLFAVFVYTTIYLQNVLHLSPVDAGLVYLPATIAMFVVAGATAKLDGRIPVSVSLTCSLLLVSVGLVVMTVVDVTSSPYAILPGFVVACVGAGVFNPVMSGLVLGESTSNHSGLAAGINDAFRQTGIAVGVAVLGAFLPAQSMLPGGSPDEFVGGLRLALFVAAFIAALGALVCAATLRTTGVNQTLSEESEQMLTRTS; encoded by the coding sequence ATGACCGCACCGATCACCCCGAAGAACACCGCAGTACGACGAGCCACTTTGCTGGCAGTATGCGTGAGCACCGCAATGCTCATGCTCGACATCGCCGTCGTCAACACCGCCCTGCCGTCGATCGCATCCGATCTCGATACCGGAGTCAGCGCCCTGCAATGGGTGATCGACGCGTACACGCTGGCATTGGCGACGGTGGTTCTCAGCGCCGGATCGTGGGCAGACCGACGGGGTCGACGCCATGTTTTCATCATCGGCATTCTGTGGTTCACCACGGCATCTCTGTTCTGCGCTCTGGCGCCGAACATCTGGGTGCTCGACCTCGCGCGGGCCGCTCAGGGTATCGGCGGTGCCGTACTCTTCGCCTGCTCACTTGCCTTGCTGGCGGACGTGTTCGAGAAGGGTCCCCAGCGCGCGACTGCTCTGGCTGCATACGGCGCCACGATCGGGGGCGCGTTTGCCGTCGGCCCACTGGTGGGCGGGTTGCTCACCGAGTTGTTGGATTGGCGCGCAATCTTTTTGATCAACGTTCCGATCGGGTTGATCACACTGGCGATGACGGTGCGGTGGGTTCCCGAGTCACGCGATCCTCGGCCTCGCGGCGCGGACGTGCCCGGGCAGATTCTGGTGTCCACCGGCCTGGCAGCTCTGGTGTTCGGTTTGTTACGCGGTAACGAGGATGGGTGGTTCGAGCCGCAGCCGATGATCGCCGCGGTGATCGCCGCGGCCGCCATGATCGGTTTCTCCCTGCACGAGCTTCGTACCACCGAGCCCATGCTGCCCCCGCATCTGCTCGCCAATCGGGCCTTCGCCGGAGCGCAGATCGCAGCGTTCTCGATCTCCGCCTCCCTGTTCGCGGTGTTCGTCTACACGACCATCTACCTGCAGAACGTGCTGCATCTGTCTCCCGTGGACGCCGGCCTGGTGTATCTACCGGCGACGATAGCGATGTTCGTCGTCGCGGGCGCCACCGCGAAATTGGACGGGCGCATCCCCGTCTCGGTCTCGTTGACGTGCTCGCTTCTACTCGTCTCGGTGGGGCTGGTCGTGATGACCGTCGTCGACGTGACCAGTTCGCCGTACGCGATACTTCCCGGATTTGTTGTCGCGTGCGTGGGGGCCGGGGTGTTCAACCCCGTCATGAGTGGGTTGGTTCTGGGCGAAAGCACTTCGAACCATTCCGGATTGGCCGCAGGGATCAACGACGCGTTCCGGCAGACCGGCATCGCAGTCGGGGTTGCCGTGCTCGGCGCCTTCCTTCCGGCGCAGTCGATGCTGCCCGGCGGATCACCGGACGAGTTTGTCGGTGGACTTCGGTTGGCACTGTTTGTCGCAGCCTTCATCGCAGCTCTCGGTGCGTTGGTCTGTGCGGCGACGCTGCGCACTACCGGCGTCAACCAGACTCTTTCCGAGGAATCCGAGCAGATGTTGACGAGAACTAGTTGA
- a CDS encoding alpha/beta fold hydrolase, with the protein MTITIPGFDYQQISTADGVRLNVAVGGSGTPLVLLHGFPQTHLMWRHVATALASDHTVICPDLRGYGASDKPVEENPDTYSKRTMAADIVEVARKLGHEKFALVGHDRGALVAVRAGMDHPNVITQLGSLDVLPTLDMWDILHGSNAAVAFHLYLMAQPPGLPEQMISASADAFFEYFLDVWTQNREAIPVDVRAEYLRASREAVPSIVADYRASAGIDIEHDQSDREAGNQLHMPVTVIQQDWGSMLGYDAEALWKAWAPDLEHRTLSAGHFMAEEAPAEVVEAIRTLLER; encoded by the coding sequence ATGACTATCACCATTCCAGGCTTCGACTACCAGCAGATTTCCACAGCAGACGGAGTGCGGCTCAACGTCGCGGTCGGCGGAAGCGGAACACCACTCGTCCTTCTGCACGGCTTCCCTCAGACTCACCTCATGTGGCGTCACGTAGCCACTGCCTTGGCGTCGGATCACACCGTCATCTGCCCGGATCTCCGCGGATACGGAGCCAGCGACAAACCGGTCGAGGAAAACCCGGACACCTACTCCAAACGAACAATGGCTGCCGACATCGTCGAGGTGGCCAGGAAATTGGGACACGAGAAGTTTGCCCTCGTCGGCCACGATCGTGGCGCACTGGTTGCCGTCAGAGCGGGGATGGATCATCCGAATGTGATCACGCAACTCGGCTCGCTGGACGTGCTCCCCACCCTGGATATGTGGGACATCCTGCATGGATCGAATGCTGCTGTGGCGTTCCATCTCTATCTCATGGCTCAGCCACCTGGTCTTCCCGAGCAGATGATCAGCGCCAGCGCCGACGCGTTCTTCGAGTACTTTCTCGACGTGTGGACGCAGAACCGCGAAGCGATTCCGGTAGACGTGCGGGCGGAATACCTGCGCGCCTCACGGGAGGCGGTGCCGTCGATCGTTGCCGATTACCGGGCGTCGGCAGGCATCGACATCGAACACGATCAGTCCGATCGGGAGGCGGGCAACCAGCTGCACATGCCGGTCACGGTCATTCAGCAGGACTGGGGCTCGATGCTCGGCTACGACGCCGAGGCCCTGTGGAAAGCGTGGGCGCCCGATCTCGAGCACCGCACGCTGTCCGCAGGTCACTTCATGGCAGAAGAGGCGCCTGCCGAAGTGGTCGAGGCGATCCGGACCCTACTCGAGAGGTAG
- a CDS encoding carboxylesterase/lipase family protein, with translation MTITPSEAPVVETTCGPVRGSTEGSVSSWKGIRYAAPPVGPLRFRAPVPPKPWTEVQDATEFGPCEPQSRLAMIPLGENVPMDEDCLFLNVWAPGAVGSDAPGKPVMVWIHGGAYFRGASSQPLFDATTLAENGDVVVVSINYRIGVFGFVDFSSFNSSEHTFEPNVALRDMIAALQWVQGNIAAFGGDPDKVTLFGESAGGGAVTTLMTVPSARGLFHRAIAESSPATSVYGSERGEIVAKLFLEIFSGGSDLGLLRSTSAEDLIGPSDELFARVPQETPGTLAFAPIVDGDLLPDYPVRAFRHGNAHPIPLIIGTNKDESSLFRMMKSPLMPIDPVVITSMFAEIADEHPGLELPDHSQIEGAYSGLSKVGAGLGLTRDFGFRLPTLWIAEAHSKVAPTWLYRFDYAPPMLKALKIGATHGTELAYVFGNINHGARDITYKLGGLSAARHVSERMQARWLDFARAAGDYDAGDHRELGADPGWPTYDTDTRSTLLIDKRDAVVADLDREIREAWGETVIAFT, from the coding sequence ATGACGATCACACCCAGCGAAGCGCCGGTAGTCGAGACAACGTGCGGGCCGGTTCGAGGATCGACGGAAGGCTCGGTGTCGAGTTGGAAGGGGATTCGTTACGCGGCACCTCCGGTCGGTCCGCTGCGATTTCGCGCGCCGGTTCCGCCGAAGCCCTGGACCGAGGTCCAGGACGCAACAGAATTCGGGCCGTGTGAGCCGCAAAGTCGACTCGCGATGATCCCGCTCGGTGAGAACGTTCCGATGGACGAAGACTGCCTGTTCCTCAACGTGTGGGCACCGGGCGCCGTCGGTTCTGATGCGCCGGGTAAACCGGTGATGGTCTGGATTCACGGCGGAGCGTATTTCCGCGGAGCGTCCAGCCAACCACTTTTCGACGCAACCACATTGGCTGAGAACGGCGACGTTGTCGTCGTCTCGATCAACTACCGCATCGGTGTGTTCGGCTTCGTCGATTTCTCGTCCTTCAATTCGAGTGAACATACCTTCGAGCCCAATGTCGCTCTCCGCGACATGATTGCAGCGCTGCAATGGGTTCAAGGCAACATCGCGGCTTTCGGTGGCGATCCCGACAAAGTGACGTTGTTCGGCGAGTCGGCAGGTGGCGGCGCGGTGACGACGCTGATGACCGTCCCGTCCGCTCGCGGCCTGTTTCATCGCGCTATTGCCGAAAGTTCGCCCGCCACTTCGGTGTACGGTAGTGAACGTGGTGAGATCGTCGCGAAGCTGTTTCTCGAGATCTTCAGCGGCGGAAGCGATCTGGGTCTGTTGCGGTCCACGTCTGCCGAAGACTTGATCGGGCCGTCGGACGAACTGTTTGCTCGCGTCCCCCAGGAGACGCCTGGCACTTTGGCGTTCGCGCCGATCGTCGACGGTGATCTGCTCCCTGACTACCCGGTGCGCGCGTTCCGTCACGGCAATGCACACCCGATTCCGCTGATCATCGGAACCAACAAGGACGAATCTTCGCTCTTCCGGATGATGAAGTCGCCGTTGATGCCGATCGATCCCGTCGTGATCACGTCGATGTTCGCGGAGATCGCCGACGAGCATCCAGGACTCGAGCTACCGGATCATTCTCAAATCGAAGGCGCGTATTCGGGACTGTCCAAGGTGGGCGCCGGTCTCGGTTTGACCCGTGATTTCGGATTCCGGCTGCCTACGTTGTGGATCGCCGAGGCGCACAGCAAGGTTGCGCCGACGTGGTTGTATCGCTTCGACTACGCGCCGCCGATGCTCAAGGCGCTGAAGATCGGTGCGACCCACGGCACCGAACTTGCCTACGTCTTCGGCAACATCAACCACGGGGCACGAGACATCACCTACAAGTTGGGTGGCTTGAGCGCGGCGCGTCATGTCTCTGAGCGCATGCAGGCGAGGTGGTTGGACTTTGCCAGAGCTGCAGGCGATTACGACGCCGGGGACCATCGCGAACTGGGTGCGGACCCGGGGTGGCCCACTTACGACACCGACACACGCTCGACACTGTTGATCGACAAACGCGATGCCGTCGTCGCTGATCTCGACCGCGAGATCCGGGAGGCGTGGGGTGAGACGGTGATTGCATTCACCTGA